The following are from one region of the Canis lupus baileyi chromosome 25, mCanLup2.hap1, whole genome shotgun sequence genome:
- the PRPF40B gene encoding pre-mRNA-processing factor 40 homolog B isoform X3, which yields MSVPDSGPRPPAAPAPFPPGPPMMPPPFMPPPGIPPPFPPMGLPPMSQRPPAIPPMPPGIMPPMLPPMGAPPPLTQIPGMVPPMMPGMLMPAVPVTAATAPGADTASSAVAGTGPPRALWSEHVAPDGRIYYYNADDKQSVWEKPSVLKSKAELLLSQCPWKEYKSDTGKPYYYNNQSKESRWTRPKDLDDLEALVKQEAAGKQQQQQPQILQPQPPQPQPEPPPGPPGPTPLPLGLLEPEPGGSEDCDMSEAAQPVEQGFLQQPEEGPSSAAGQHQPPQQEEEESKPEPERSGLSWSNREKAKQAFKELLRDKAVPSNASWEQAMKMVVTDPRYSALPKLSEKKQAFNAYKAQREKEEKEEARLRAKEAKQTLQHFLEQHERMTSTTRYRRAEQTFGELEVWAVVPERDRKEVYDDVLFFLAKKEKEQAKQLRRRNIQALKSILDGMSSVNFQTTWSQAQQYLMDNPSFAQDHQLQNMDKEDALICFEEHIRALEREEEEERERARLRERRQQRKNREAFQTFLDELHETGQLHSMSTWMELYPAVSTDVRFANMLGQPGSTPLDLFKFYVEELKARFHDEKKIIKDILKDRGFCVEVNTAFEDFAHVISFDKRAAALDAGNIKLTFNSLLEKAEAREREREKEEARRMRRREAAFRSMLRQAVPALELGTAWEEVRERFVCDSAFEQITLESERIRLFREFLQVLETECQHLHTKGRKHGRKGKKHHRKRSRSPSGSESEEEELPPPSLRPPKRRRRNPSESGSEPSSSLDSVESGGAALGGRGSPSSRLLLGSDHGLRKAKKPKKKTKKRRHKSNSPESETDPEEKAGKESDEKEPEQDKDRELRRAEVPNRSPGFGIKKEKTGWDTSESELSEGELERRRRTLLQQLDDHQ from the exons TCGGTTCCCGATTCTGGTCCCCGGCCCCCAGCAGCGCCTGCCCCCTTCCCACCGGGGCCCCCCATGATGCCACCACCCTTC ATGCCTCCTCCAGGAATCCCCCCACCCTTTCCTCCGATGGGACTGCCCCCCATGAGTCAGAGACCACCAGCCATCCCCCCGATGCCCCCCGGCATCATGCCCCCAATGCTTCCACCAATGGGGGCACCACCGCCACTCACGCAG ATACCAGGAATGGTACCTCCCATGATGCCAGGAATGCTGATGCCAGCGGTGCCTGTCACCGCAGCG ACGGCTCCGGGTGCGGACACAGCCAGCT CTGCTGTGGCTGGGACAGGCCCTCCG AGGGCCCTGTGGAGTGAGCATGTGGCCCCTGACGGGCGCATCTACTACTACAATGCTGACGACAAGCAGTCCGTGTGGGAGAAGCCCAGCGTGCTCAAGTCCAAGGCAGAG TTGCTGCTGTCCCAGTGTCCCTGGAAAGAGTACAAGTCAGACACGGGCAAACCTTACTACTATAACAACCAGAGTAAGGAGTCTCGCTGGACCCGGCCCAAGGACCTGGATGAcctggagg CTTTAGTCAAACAAGAGGCTGCAGG gaaacagcagcagcagcagccccagatACTGCAGCCGCAGCCACCTCAGCCCCAGCCTGAGCCCCCGCCTGGGCCGCCTggccccacccctctgcccctggGCCTTCTAGAGCCTGAGCCAGGTGGGAGTGAAGATTGCGATATGTCAGAGGCTGCCCAGCCTGTGGAGCAGGGGTTTCTGCAGCAGCCGGAGGAGGGCCCCAGCAG TGCTGCTGGACAGCATCAGCCACcacagcaggaggaagaggaatcAAAGCCAGAACCAGAGAGGTCTGGCCTCAGTTGGAGCAACCGGGAGAAGGCAAAGCAGGCCTTCAAGGAGCTGCTGAGGGACAAG GCTGTCCCCTCCAATGCCTCGTGGGAACAGGCCATGAAGATGGTGGTCACCGACCCCCGTTACAG TGCCTTGCCCAAACTGAGTGAGAAAAAGCAGGCATTCAATGCCTACAAGGCGCAgcgggagaaggaggagaaggaagaggcccGGCTAAGGGCCAAGGAGGCCAAGCAGACCTTGCAGCATTTCCTGGAGCAGCACGAACGCATGACCTCCACCACCCGCTACCG GCGAGCAGAACAGACCTTTGGGGAGCTGGAGGTGTGGGCTGTGGTCCCTGAGAGGGATCGAAAAGAGGTTTATGATGATGTCCTCTTCTTCCTGGCAAAGAAGGAGAAG GAACAAGCCAAGCAGCTCCGGCGCCGCAACATCCAGGCCCTGAAGAGCATCCTGGATGGGATGAGTAGTGTCAACTTCCAAACTACATGGTCCCAGGCCCAGCAGTACCTCATGGATAACCCCAGCTTTGCTCAGGACCACCAGCTGCAGA ACATGGACAAGGAAGATGCACTGATCTGCTTTGAGGAGCACATCCGAGCtttggagagggaggaggaggaggagcgggagcgAGCCCGCCTTCGGGAGCGGCGTCAGCAACGCAAGAACCGGGAGGCCTTCCAG ACCTTCCTGGACGAGCTGCACGAGACAGGGCAGCTGCACTCTATGTCCACCTGGATGGAGCTGTACCCAGCGGTCAGCACCGATGTCCGCTTTGCCAACATGCTGGGCCAGCCGG GCTCCACCCCTCTGGACTTGTTCAAGTTCTATGTGGAAGAGTTGAAGGCACGATTCCATGATGAGAAGAAGATCATTAAGGACATCCTTAAG GACCGGGGCTTCTGCGTGGAGGTGAACACAGCCTTTGAGGACTTCGCCCACGTCATAAGCTTTGACAAGAGGGCTGCTGCGCTGGACGCAGGCAACATCAAGCTGACCTTCAATAGT CTGCTGGAGAAAGCAGAGGCGCGGGAGAGAGAGCGGGAGAAGGAGGAGGCGCGAAGGATGCGGCGCCGGGAGGCTGCCTTCCGGAGCATGCTGAGGCAGGCCGTGCCGGCCCTGGAGCTGGGCACTGCCTGGGAAGAG GTCCGTGAGCGCTTTGTGTGCGACTCAGCCTTTGAGCAGATCACCCTGGAGTCGGAGCGGATCCGGCTCTTCCGGGAGTTCCTGCAGGTACTGGAG acTGAATGCCAGCACCTTCACACCAAAGGCCGGAAGCACGGCAGAAAGGGCAAGAAGCACCATCGGAAGCGTTCCCGCTCGCCCTCA GGCTCCGAGTCGGAAGAGGAGGAGCTGCCCCCGCCGTCTCTCCGACCCCCCAAGCGGAGAAGGCGGAACCCCTCGGAGTCAGGCTCTGAGCCCTCGTCCTCACTTGATTCTGTTGAAAGTGGGGGTGCTGCCCTTGGAGGACGGGGCTCCCCGTCTTCTCGCCTCCTCCTTGGATCAG ATCACGGCCTTCGGAAAGccaagaaaccaaaaaagaaaactaagaagagAAGACACAAGTCG AACAGTCCTGAGAGCGAGACAGACCCCGAGGAGAAGGCTGGCAAGGAGAGTGATGAGAAAGAACCCGAACAGGACAAGGACAGGGAGCTCCGGCGGGCGGAAGTCCCTAACCGTTCCCCAGGTTTTGGGATCAAGAAGGAGAAG ACGGGCTGGGACACGTCAGAGAGCGAGCTGAGCGAGGGCGAGCTGGAAAGACGGCGGCGGACGCTCCTGCAGCAGCTGGATGACCACCAGTGA
- the PRPF40B gene encoding pre-mRNA-processing factor 40 homolog B isoform X4 has translation MAGPERSSGSYFLMPPPGIPPPFPPMGLPPMSQRPPAIPPMPPGIMPPMLPPMGAPPPLTQIPGMVPPMMPGMLMPAVPVTAATAPGADTASSAVAGTGPPRALWSEHVAPDGRIYYYNADDKQSVWEKPSVLKSKAELLLSQCPWKEYKSDTGKPYYYNNQSKESRWTRPKDLDDLEALVKQEAAGKQQQQQPQILQPQPPQPQPEPPPGPPGPTPLPLGLLEPEPGGSEDCDMSEAAQPVEQGFLQQPEEGPSSAAGQHQPPQQEEEESKPEPERSGLSWSNREKAKQAFKELLRDKAVPSNASWEQAMKMVVTDPRYSALPKLSEKKQAFNAYKAQREKEEKEEARLRAKEAKQTLQHFLEQHERMTSTTRYRRAEQTFGELEVWAVVPERDRKEVYDDVLFFLAKKEKEQAKQLRRRNIQALKSILDGMSSVNFQTTWSQAQQYLMDNPSFAQDHQLQNMDKEDALICFEEHIRALEREEEEERERARLRERRQQRKNREAFQTFLDELHETGQLHSMSTWMELYPAVSTDVRFANMLGQPGSTPLDLFKFYVEELKARFHDEKKIIKDILKDRGFCVEVNTAFEDFAHVISFDKRAAALDAGNIKLTFNSLLEKAEAREREREKEEARRMRRREAAFRSMLRQAVPALELGTAWEEVRERFVCDSAFEQITLESERIRLFREFLQVLETECQHLHTKGRKHGRKGKKHHRKRSRSPSGSESEEEELPPPSLRPPKRRRRNPSESGSEPSSSLDSVESGGAALGGRGSPSSRLLLGSDHGLRKAKKPKKKTKKRRHKSNSPESETDPEEKAGKESDEKEPEQDKDRELRRAEVPNRSPGFGIKKEKTGWDTSESELSEGELERRRRTLLQQLDDHQ, from the exons ATGCCTCCTCCAGGAATCCCCCCACCCTTTCCTCCGATGGGACTGCCCCCCATGAGTCAGAGACCACCAGCCATCCCCCCGATGCCCCCCGGCATCATGCCCCCAATGCTTCCACCAATGGGGGCACCACCGCCACTCACGCAG ATACCAGGAATGGTACCTCCCATGATGCCAGGAATGCTGATGCCAGCGGTGCCTGTCACCGCAGCG ACGGCTCCGGGTGCGGACACAGCCAGCT CTGCTGTGGCTGGGACAGGCCCTCCG AGGGCCCTGTGGAGTGAGCATGTGGCCCCTGACGGGCGCATCTACTACTACAATGCTGACGACAAGCAGTCCGTGTGGGAGAAGCCCAGCGTGCTCAAGTCCAAGGCAGAG TTGCTGCTGTCCCAGTGTCCCTGGAAAGAGTACAAGTCAGACACGGGCAAACCTTACTACTATAACAACCAGAGTAAGGAGTCTCGCTGGACCCGGCCCAAGGACCTGGATGAcctggagg CTTTAGTCAAACAAGAGGCTGCAGG gaaacagcagcagcagcagccccagatACTGCAGCCGCAGCCACCTCAGCCCCAGCCTGAGCCCCCGCCTGGGCCGCCTggccccacccctctgcccctggGCCTTCTAGAGCCTGAGCCAGGTGGGAGTGAAGATTGCGATATGTCAGAGGCTGCCCAGCCTGTGGAGCAGGGGTTTCTGCAGCAGCCGGAGGAGGGCCCCAGCAG TGCTGCTGGACAGCATCAGCCACcacagcaggaggaagaggaatcAAAGCCAGAACCAGAGAGGTCTGGCCTCAGTTGGAGCAACCGGGAGAAGGCAAAGCAGGCCTTCAAGGAGCTGCTGAGGGACAAG GCTGTCCCCTCCAATGCCTCGTGGGAACAGGCCATGAAGATGGTGGTCACCGACCCCCGTTACAG TGCCTTGCCCAAACTGAGTGAGAAAAAGCAGGCATTCAATGCCTACAAGGCGCAgcgggagaaggaggagaaggaagaggcccGGCTAAGGGCCAAGGAGGCCAAGCAGACCTTGCAGCATTTCCTGGAGCAGCACGAACGCATGACCTCCACCACCCGCTACCG GCGAGCAGAACAGACCTTTGGGGAGCTGGAGGTGTGGGCTGTGGTCCCTGAGAGGGATCGAAAAGAGGTTTATGATGATGTCCTCTTCTTCCTGGCAAAGAAGGAGAAG GAACAAGCCAAGCAGCTCCGGCGCCGCAACATCCAGGCCCTGAAGAGCATCCTGGATGGGATGAGTAGTGTCAACTTCCAAACTACATGGTCCCAGGCCCAGCAGTACCTCATGGATAACCCCAGCTTTGCTCAGGACCACCAGCTGCAGA ACATGGACAAGGAAGATGCACTGATCTGCTTTGAGGAGCACATCCGAGCtttggagagggaggaggaggaggagcgggagcgAGCCCGCCTTCGGGAGCGGCGTCAGCAACGCAAGAACCGGGAGGCCTTCCAG ACCTTCCTGGACGAGCTGCACGAGACAGGGCAGCTGCACTCTATGTCCACCTGGATGGAGCTGTACCCAGCGGTCAGCACCGATGTCCGCTTTGCCAACATGCTGGGCCAGCCGG GCTCCACCCCTCTGGACTTGTTCAAGTTCTATGTGGAAGAGTTGAAGGCACGATTCCATGATGAGAAGAAGATCATTAAGGACATCCTTAAG GACCGGGGCTTCTGCGTGGAGGTGAACACAGCCTTTGAGGACTTCGCCCACGTCATAAGCTTTGACAAGAGGGCTGCTGCGCTGGACGCAGGCAACATCAAGCTGACCTTCAATAGT CTGCTGGAGAAAGCAGAGGCGCGGGAGAGAGAGCGGGAGAAGGAGGAGGCGCGAAGGATGCGGCGCCGGGAGGCTGCCTTCCGGAGCATGCTGAGGCAGGCCGTGCCGGCCCTGGAGCTGGGCACTGCCTGGGAAGAG GTCCGTGAGCGCTTTGTGTGCGACTCAGCCTTTGAGCAGATCACCCTGGAGTCGGAGCGGATCCGGCTCTTCCGGGAGTTCCTGCAGGTACTGGAG acTGAATGCCAGCACCTTCACACCAAAGGCCGGAAGCACGGCAGAAAGGGCAAGAAGCACCATCGGAAGCGTTCCCGCTCGCCCTCA GGCTCCGAGTCGGAAGAGGAGGAGCTGCCCCCGCCGTCTCTCCGACCCCCCAAGCGGAGAAGGCGGAACCCCTCGGAGTCAGGCTCTGAGCCCTCGTCCTCACTTGATTCTGTTGAAAGTGGGGGTGCTGCCCTTGGAGGACGGGGCTCCCCGTCTTCTCGCCTCCTCCTTGGATCAG ATCACGGCCTTCGGAAAGccaagaaaccaaaaaagaaaactaagaagagAAGACACAAGTCG AACAGTCCTGAGAGCGAGACAGACCCCGAGGAGAAGGCTGGCAAGGAGAGTGATGAGAAAGAACCCGAACAGGACAAGGACAGGGAGCTCCGGCGGGCGGAAGTCCCTAACCGTTCCCCAGGTTTTGGGATCAAGAAGGAGAAG ACGGGCTGGGACACGTCAGAGAGCGAGCTGAGCGAGGGCGAGCTGGAAAGACGGCGGCGGACGCTCCTGCAGCAGCTGGATGACCACCAGTGA
- the PRPF40B gene encoding pre-mRNA-processing factor 40 homolog B isoform X2 encodes MAGPERSSGSYFLSVPDSGPRPPAAPAPFPPGPPMMPPPFMPPPGIPPPFPPMGLPPMSQRPPAIPPMPPGIMPPMLPPMGAPPPLTQIPGMVPPMMPGMLMPAVPVTAATAPGADTASSAVAGTGPPRALWSEHVAPDGRIYYYNADDKQSVWEKPSVLKSKAELLLSQCPWKEYKSDTGKPYYYNNQSKESRWTRPKDLDDLEALVKQEAAGKQQQQQPQILQPQPPQPQPEPPPGPPGPTPLPLGLLEPEPGGSEDCDMSEAAQPVEQGFLQQPEEGPSSAAGQHQPPQQEEEESKPEPERSGLSWSNREKAKQAFKELLRDKAVPSNASWEQAMKMVVTDPRYSALPKLSEKKQAFNAYKAQREKEEKEEARLRAKEAKQTLQHFLEQHERMTSTTRYRRAEQTFGELEVWAVVPERDRKEVYDDVLFFLAKKEKEQAKQLRRRNIQALKSILDGMSSVNFQTTWSQAQQYLMDNPSFAQDHQLQNMDKEDALICFEEHIRALEREEEEERERARLRERRQQRKNREAFQTFLDELHETGQLHSMSTWMELYPAVSTDVRFANMLGQPGSTPLDLFKFYVEELKARFHDEKKIIKDILKDRGFCVEVNTAFEDFAHVISFDKRAAALDAGNIKLTFNSLLEKAEAREREREKEEARRMRRREAAFRSMLRQAVPALELGTAWEEVRERFVCDSAFEQITLESERIRLFREFLQTECQHLHTKGRKHGRKGKKHHRKRSRSPSGSESEEEELPPPSLRPPKRRRRNPSESGSEPSSSLDSVESGGAALGGRGSPSSRLLLGSDHGLRKAKKPKKKTKKRRHKSNSPESETDPEEKAGKESDEKEPEQDKDRELRRAEVPNRSPGFGIKKEKTGWDTSESELSEGELERRRRTLLQQLDDHQ; translated from the exons TCGGTTCCCGATTCTGGTCCCCGGCCCCCAGCAGCGCCTGCCCCCTTCCCACCGGGGCCCCCCATGATGCCACCACCCTTC ATGCCTCCTCCAGGAATCCCCCCACCCTTTCCTCCGATGGGACTGCCCCCCATGAGTCAGAGACCACCAGCCATCCCCCCGATGCCCCCCGGCATCATGCCCCCAATGCTTCCACCAATGGGGGCACCACCGCCACTCACGCAG ATACCAGGAATGGTACCTCCCATGATGCCAGGAATGCTGATGCCAGCGGTGCCTGTCACCGCAGCG ACGGCTCCGGGTGCGGACACAGCCAGCT CTGCTGTGGCTGGGACAGGCCCTCCG AGGGCCCTGTGGAGTGAGCATGTGGCCCCTGACGGGCGCATCTACTACTACAATGCTGACGACAAGCAGTCCGTGTGGGAGAAGCCCAGCGTGCTCAAGTCCAAGGCAGAG TTGCTGCTGTCCCAGTGTCCCTGGAAAGAGTACAAGTCAGACACGGGCAAACCTTACTACTATAACAACCAGAGTAAGGAGTCTCGCTGGACCCGGCCCAAGGACCTGGATGAcctggagg CTTTAGTCAAACAAGAGGCTGCAGG gaaacagcagcagcagcagccccagatACTGCAGCCGCAGCCACCTCAGCCCCAGCCTGAGCCCCCGCCTGGGCCGCCTggccccacccctctgcccctggGCCTTCTAGAGCCTGAGCCAGGTGGGAGTGAAGATTGCGATATGTCAGAGGCTGCCCAGCCTGTGGAGCAGGGGTTTCTGCAGCAGCCGGAGGAGGGCCCCAGCAG TGCTGCTGGACAGCATCAGCCACcacagcaggaggaagaggaatcAAAGCCAGAACCAGAGAGGTCTGGCCTCAGTTGGAGCAACCGGGAGAAGGCAAAGCAGGCCTTCAAGGAGCTGCTGAGGGACAAG GCTGTCCCCTCCAATGCCTCGTGGGAACAGGCCATGAAGATGGTGGTCACCGACCCCCGTTACAG TGCCTTGCCCAAACTGAGTGAGAAAAAGCAGGCATTCAATGCCTACAAGGCGCAgcgggagaaggaggagaaggaagaggcccGGCTAAGGGCCAAGGAGGCCAAGCAGACCTTGCAGCATTTCCTGGAGCAGCACGAACGCATGACCTCCACCACCCGCTACCG GCGAGCAGAACAGACCTTTGGGGAGCTGGAGGTGTGGGCTGTGGTCCCTGAGAGGGATCGAAAAGAGGTTTATGATGATGTCCTCTTCTTCCTGGCAAAGAAGGAGAAG GAACAAGCCAAGCAGCTCCGGCGCCGCAACATCCAGGCCCTGAAGAGCATCCTGGATGGGATGAGTAGTGTCAACTTCCAAACTACATGGTCCCAGGCCCAGCAGTACCTCATGGATAACCCCAGCTTTGCTCAGGACCACCAGCTGCAGA ACATGGACAAGGAAGATGCACTGATCTGCTTTGAGGAGCACATCCGAGCtttggagagggaggaggaggaggagcgggagcgAGCCCGCCTTCGGGAGCGGCGTCAGCAACGCAAGAACCGGGAGGCCTTCCAG ACCTTCCTGGACGAGCTGCACGAGACAGGGCAGCTGCACTCTATGTCCACCTGGATGGAGCTGTACCCAGCGGTCAGCACCGATGTCCGCTTTGCCAACATGCTGGGCCAGCCGG GCTCCACCCCTCTGGACTTGTTCAAGTTCTATGTGGAAGAGTTGAAGGCACGATTCCATGATGAGAAGAAGATCATTAAGGACATCCTTAAG GACCGGGGCTTCTGCGTGGAGGTGAACACAGCCTTTGAGGACTTCGCCCACGTCATAAGCTTTGACAAGAGGGCTGCTGCGCTGGACGCAGGCAACATCAAGCTGACCTTCAATAGT CTGCTGGAGAAAGCAGAGGCGCGGGAGAGAGAGCGGGAGAAGGAGGAGGCGCGAAGGATGCGGCGCCGGGAGGCTGCCTTCCGGAGCATGCTGAGGCAGGCCGTGCCGGCCCTGGAGCTGGGCACTGCCTGGGAAGAG GTCCGTGAGCGCTTTGTGTGCGACTCAGCCTTTGAGCAGATCACCCTGGAGTCGGAGCGGATCCGGCTCTTCCGGGAGTTCCTGCAG acTGAATGCCAGCACCTTCACACCAAAGGCCGGAAGCACGGCAGAAAGGGCAAGAAGCACCATCGGAAGCGTTCCCGCTCGCCCTCA GGCTCCGAGTCGGAAGAGGAGGAGCTGCCCCCGCCGTCTCTCCGACCCCCCAAGCGGAGAAGGCGGAACCCCTCGGAGTCAGGCTCTGAGCCCTCGTCCTCACTTGATTCTGTTGAAAGTGGGGGTGCTGCCCTTGGAGGACGGGGCTCCCCGTCTTCTCGCCTCCTCCTTGGATCAG ATCACGGCCTTCGGAAAGccaagaaaccaaaaaagaaaactaagaagagAAGACACAAGTCG AACAGTCCTGAGAGCGAGACAGACCCCGAGGAGAAGGCTGGCAAGGAGAGTGATGAGAAAGAACCCGAACAGGACAAGGACAGGGAGCTCCGGCGGGCGGAAGTCCCTAACCGTTCCCCAGGTTTTGGGATCAAGAAGGAGAAG ACGGGCTGGGACACGTCAGAGAGCGAGCTGAGCGAGGGCGAGCTGGAAAGACGGCGGCGGACGCTCCTGCAGCAGCTGGATGACCACCAGTGA
- the PRPF40B gene encoding pre-mRNA-processing factor 40 homolog B isoform X8, producing MAGPERSSGSYFLSVPDSGPRPPAAPAPFPPGPPMMPPPFMPPPGIPPPFPPMGLPPMSQRPPAIPPMPPGIMPPMLPPMGAPPPLTQIPGMVPPMMPGMLMPAVPVTAATAPGADTASSAVAGTGPPRALWSEHVAPDGRIYYYNADDKQSVWEKPSVLKSKAELLLSQCPWKEYKSDTGKPYYYNNQSKESRWTRPKDLDDLEALVKQEAAGKQQQQQPQILQPQPPQPQPEPPPGPPGPTPLPLGLLEPEPGGSEDCDMSEAAQPVEQGFLQQPEEGPSSAAGQHQPPQQEEEESKPEPERSGLSWSNREKAKQAFKELLRDKAVPSNASWEQAMKMVVTDPRYSALPKLSEKKQAFNAYKAQREKEEKEEARLRAKEAKQTLQHFLEQHERMTSTTRYRRAEQTFGELEVWAVVPERDRKEVYDDVLFFLAKKEKEQAKQLRRRNIQALKSILDGMSSVNFQTTWSQAQQYLMDNPSFAQDHQLQNMDKEDALICFEEHIRALEREEEEERERARLRERRQQRKNREAFQTFLDELHETGQLHSMSTWMELYPAVSTDVRFANMLGQPGSTPLDLFKFYVEELKARFHDEKKIIKDILKDRGFCVEVNTAFEDFAHVISFDKRAAALDAGNIKLTFNSLLEKAEAREREREKEEARRMRRREAAFRSMLRQAVPALELGTAWEEVRERFVCDSAFEQITLESERIRLFREFLQTECQHLHTKGRKHGRKGKKHHRKRSRSPSFPDLRASGGQGTCALTGIC from the exons TCGGTTCCCGATTCTGGTCCCCGGCCCCCAGCAGCGCCTGCCCCCTTCCCACCGGGGCCCCCCATGATGCCACCACCCTTC ATGCCTCCTCCAGGAATCCCCCCACCCTTTCCTCCGATGGGACTGCCCCCCATGAGTCAGAGACCACCAGCCATCCCCCCGATGCCCCCCGGCATCATGCCCCCAATGCTTCCACCAATGGGGGCACCACCGCCACTCACGCAG ATACCAGGAATGGTACCTCCCATGATGCCAGGAATGCTGATGCCAGCGGTGCCTGTCACCGCAGCG ACGGCTCCGGGTGCGGACACAGCCAGCT CTGCTGTGGCTGGGACAGGCCCTCCG AGGGCCCTGTGGAGTGAGCATGTGGCCCCTGACGGGCGCATCTACTACTACAATGCTGACGACAAGCAGTCCGTGTGGGAGAAGCCCAGCGTGCTCAAGTCCAAGGCAGAG TTGCTGCTGTCCCAGTGTCCCTGGAAAGAGTACAAGTCAGACACGGGCAAACCTTACTACTATAACAACCAGAGTAAGGAGTCTCGCTGGACCCGGCCCAAGGACCTGGATGAcctggagg CTTTAGTCAAACAAGAGGCTGCAGG gaaacagcagcagcagcagccccagatACTGCAGCCGCAGCCACCTCAGCCCCAGCCTGAGCCCCCGCCTGGGCCGCCTggccccacccctctgcccctggGCCTTCTAGAGCCTGAGCCAGGTGGGAGTGAAGATTGCGATATGTCAGAGGCTGCCCAGCCTGTGGAGCAGGGGTTTCTGCAGCAGCCGGAGGAGGGCCCCAGCAG TGCTGCTGGACAGCATCAGCCACcacagcaggaggaagaggaatcAAAGCCAGAACCAGAGAGGTCTGGCCTCAGTTGGAGCAACCGGGAGAAGGCAAAGCAGGCCTTCAAGGAGCTGCTGAGGGACAAG GCTGTCCCCTCCAATGCCTCGTGGGAACAGGCCATGAAGATGGTGGTCACCGACCCCCGTTACAG TGCCTTGCCCAAACTGAGTGAGAAAAAGCAGGCATTCAATGCCTACAAGGCGCAgcgggagaaggaggagaaggaagaggcccGGCTAAGGGCCAAGGAGGCCAAGCAGACCTTGCAGCATTTCCTGGAGCAGCACGAACGCATGACCTCCACCACCCGCTACCG GCGAGCAGAACAGACCTTTGGGGAGCTGGAGGTGTGGGCTGTGGTCCCTGAGAGGGATCGAAAAGAGGTTTATGATGATGTCCTCTTCTTCCTGGCAAAGAAGGAGAAG GAACAAGCCAAGCAGCTCCGGCGCCGCAACATCCAGGCCCTGAAGAGCATCCTGGATGGGATGAGTAGTGTCAACTTCCAAACTACATGGTCCCAGGCCCAGCAGTACCTCATGGATAACCCCAGCTTTGCTCAGGACCACCAGCTGCAGA ACATGGACAAGGAAGATGCACTGATCTGCTTTGAGGAGCACATCCGAGCtttggagagggaggaggaggaggagcgggagcgAGCCCGCCTTCGGGAGCGGCGTCAGCAACGCAAGAACCGGGAGGCCTTCCAG ACCTTCCTGGACGAGCTGCACGAGACAGGGCAGCTGCACTCTATGTCCACCTGGATGGAGCTGTACCCAGCGGTCAGCACCGATGTCCGCTTTGCCAACATGCTGGGCCAGCCGG GCTCCACCCCTCTGGACTTGTTCAAGTTCTATGTGGAAGAGTTGAAGGCACGATTCCATGATGAGAAGAAGATCATTAAGGACATCCTTAAG GACCGGGGCTTCTGCGTGGAGGTGAACACAGCCTTTGAGGACTTCGCCCACGTCATAAGCTTTGACAAGAGGGCTGCTGCGCTGGACGCAGGCAACATCAAGCTGACCTTCAATAGT CTGCTGGAGAAAGCAGAGGCGCGGGAGAGAGAGCGGGAGAAGGAGGAGGCGCGAAGGATGCGGCGCCGGGAGGCTGCCTTCCGGAGCATGCTGAGGCAGGCCGTGCCGGCCCTGGAGCTGGGCACTGCCTGGGAAGAG GTCCGTGAGCGCTTTGTGTGCGACTCAGCCTTTGAGCAGATCACCCTGGAGTCGGAGCGGATCCGGCTCTTCCGGGAGTTCCTGCAG acTGAATGCCAGCACCTTCACACCAAAGGCCGGAAGCACGGCAGAAAGGGCAAGAAGCACCATCGGAAGCGTTCCCGCTCGCCCTCA TTCCCAGACTTGAGGGCTTCTGGAGGCCAGGGAACCTGTGCGCTGACAGGTATCTGCTGA